A genomic region of Raphanus sativus cultivar WK10039 chromosome 6, ASM80110v3, whole genome shotgun sequence contains the following coding sequences:
- the LOC108806578 gene encoding SEC12-like protein 2, which yields MANQIPESNQPSNTQTYGFPIYAADWIPEETVRSKIDKDQNNSEDDGSESSSSPSSSTTSRSCIVLAGGGGEGRSGIANVVLICRVDLDTKSLSEQPVGRIVLGTDLPYRMAVHPRGGGLVCALPNSCKRFDWENIMSPREGGEEGEEVIKELKDVGQQLALAFNQEGSVLAAGGEDGTLRIFEWPSMKTLLDESKAHSSVKNLTFSESGKFLVSLGGPLCRVWDVNASAAIASLSKEKDEMFAYCRFSVDNAGNEVLYIAANTERGGSIITWDTTTWKRRRSKLMKNYSISAFNVSADGTLLALGNMEGDVLIIDSTKMKTHQLVKKAHLGLVTALSFSPDSRCLVSVSFDSRAKLTVIEKTAEKHGVNWLVMFLLCVLLYVVSYYFLMAKGIIAKN from the exons ATGGCGAATCAGATTCCAGAGAGCAATCAACCGTCGAATACGCAGACCTACGGCTTTCCGATCTACGCCGCCGACTGGATCCCGGAAGAAACCGTCAGATCGAAAATCGACAAGGATCAGAACAACTCCGAAGATGACGGCAgcgagtcttcttcttctccgtctTCGTCGACGACCTCCCGGAGCTGCATCGTTTTGGCGGGAGGAGGCGGAGAGGGACGAAGCGGGATCGCTAACGTCGTCTTAATATGTCGTGTTGATCTCGACACCAAATCTCTCTCCGAACAACCT GTGGGTAGGATTGTGCTTGGTACTGATCTGCCTTACAGGATGGCTGTTCATCCTCGTGGAGGTGGCCTTGTTTGCGCATTGCCTAACAGTTGCAA ACGGTTTGATTGGGAGAACATTATGAGTCCAAGAGAGGGTGGTGAAGAAGGAGAGGAAGTGATTAAAGAGTTGAAGGACGTTGGGCAACAGTTAGCTTTGGCGTTTAATCAGGAGGGGTCCGTGCTTGCGGCTGGTGGGGAG GATGGGACTTTGAGGATTTTTGAATGGCCTAGTATGAAAACGTTACTTGATGAGTCTAAGGCACATTCATCAGTTAAAAACCTAACTTTCAG cgAAAGTGGTAAGTTTCTTGTGTCACTTGGAGGTCCACTTTGTCGGGTTTGGGACGTAAATGCTTCTGCTGCCATTGCCAGTCTATCAAAAGAGAAG GATGAGATGTTTGCTTACTGCAGATTCTCTGTTGACAATGCAGGCAATGAAGTTCTTTACATTGCTGCAAACACTG AACGTGGTGGGAGTATTATAACATGGGATACAACAACATGGAAAAGAAGACGTTCAAAGCTTATGAAAAACTACTCTATCTCCGCCTTTAATGTCTCAGCTGATGGGACGCTTCTTGCAct TGGAAACATGGAAGGAGATGTTTTGATAATTGATTCAACAAAAATGAAGACCCACCAATTGGTCAAGAAAGCTCATCTCGGTTTGGTCACCGCACTGAGTTTCTCCCCTGATTCAAG GTGCTTAGTGTCAGTATCTTTTGACTCGAGGGCAAAGCTAACTGTCATTGAGAAAACGGCTGAAAAAC ATGGAGTAAACTGGCTGGTTATGTTTTTGTTGTGCGTGTTGCTATACGTGGTTTCCTATTATTTCTTGATGGCAAAGGGGATCATAGCTAAAAATTAG